A window of Anopheles merus strain MAF unplaced genomic scaffold, AmerM5.1 LNR4000143, whole genome shotgun sequence contains these coding sequences:
- the LOC121601685 gene encoding uncharacterized protein LOC121601685 — protein MQALAWGTPVPEEDLVNIIIDGINDPINTASIRFAARSLTDLKRLLKRYEQIRPQHIATPSSSGTIRQPSNVSKTSDNQQAPAVVRCYNCSQFGHYQNSCPMPRRPPGSCFKCHQVGHAARNCPIKIIIPSAAAHYKDQGNEDQGTTLDEFEQEAQ, from the exons ATGCAAGCCTTAGCATGGGGAACTCCAGTACCAGAAGAAGATCTGGTAAATATCATCATCGATGGAATCAATGATCCTATCAACACAGCATCTATTCGATTCGCTGCTCGTTCTTTAACTGATTTGAAGCGACTATTGAAACGGTACGAGCAAATCCGCCCTCAACACATTgcaacaccatcatcatcagggACCATCCGCCAACCAAGTAATGTGTCAAAAACATCGGATAACCAGCAGGCACCCGCTGTAGTGAGATGCTACAACTGCTCTCAATTTGGACACTATCAGAATTCCTGCCCTATGCCACGTCGACCACCAGGATCGTGCTTTAAGTGTCATCAGGTTGGGCATGCTGCTCGAAACTGCccaattaaaataatcatcCCATCGGCTGCCGCGCATTATAAAGATCAGGGTAATGAAGATCAGGGTACAACTTTAGACGAATTTGAACAG GAAGCCCAGTGA